The following proteins are co-located in the Candidatus Tumulicola sp. genome:
- the kdpC gene encoding potassium-transporting ATPase subunit KdpC → MIAQLGTSFRMTVVTVVLLGLLYPLAMTGFARVAFPWQAAGSLVKVDGRVVGSTLVGQLWTQPQYFQGRPSAAGKGYDPTSTGGTNLGPTSAKLMTATQKRIAQLKHDNPDALGAPPIDLVTSSASGIDPDISPEAAYWQVPRIAAARHVSVDSVRALVATHIAGRQLGFLGEPHVNVLALNLDLQEDSMAR, encoded by the coding sequence GTGATCGCACAACTAGGCACGTCGTTCCGTATGACCGTCGTAACGGTCGTACTTCTCGGACTGCTGTATCCGCTGGCTATGACCGGGTTCGCGCGCGTCGCGTTCCCGTGGCAAGCCGCCGGTTCGCTGGTGAAGGTCGACGGGCGCGTGGTGGGCTCGACGCTCGTAGGCCAACTCTGGACGCAGCCGCAGTACTTTCAGGGGCGCCCATCGGCCGCCGGCAAAGGCTACGATCCGACGTCCACCGGCGGCACGAATCTCGGGCCGACCTCGGCCAAGCTCATGACTGCGACGCAAAAACGCATCGCGCAACTCAAGCACGACAATCCAGACGCCCTCGGAGCGCCGCCGATCGATCTCGTGACGAGCAGCGCCAGCGGCATCGATCCCGATATCTCGCCGGAAGCGGCCTACTGGCAAGTGCCGCGGATCGCCGCCGCCCGCCATGTGTCCGTCGATTCGGTGCGGGCGCTCGTCGCAACACACATCGCGGGTCGGCAACTGGGCTTCCTCGGCGAACCGCACGTCAACGTGCTGGCGCTAAATCTCGACTTGCAAGAAGATTCCATGGCCAGATAG
- the msrA gene encoding peptide-methionine (S)-S-oxide reductase MsrA, which produces MKSIAFLALALLLGAAAPTPQAAAAPPAGTQRVVLAGGCFWGMQLVFESLKGVKSAVAGYSGGNSLTAHYDIVSTGTTGHAESVQVTYDPSVISFSKLLDIYFTVAHDPTELNRQGPDDGSQYRSEIYYTTATQREEALAEIARLTHQHKFSDPIVTKVEAFRGFYPAEDYHQNYALHNMNDPYIVANDLPKLQNLHQQYPQLVKPGTP; this is translated from the coding sequence ATGAAATCCATAGCTTTCCTCGCCCTAGCCCTGCTGCTCGGCGCAGCGGCTCCCACTCCGCAGGCTGCCGCTGCGCCGCCCGCGGGCACGCAGCGCGTCGTGCTCGCCGGCGGATGTTTTTGGGGCATGCAACTCGTGTTCGAATCGCTCAAAGGCGTGAAGTCGGCCGTCGCCGGTTATTCGGGCGGCAACTCGCTAACGGCGCATTACGACATCGTGAGCACCGGCACGACCGGTCACGCGGAATCGGTGCAAGTAACGTACGACCCGTCGGTTATCTCCTTTTCGAAATTGCTCGACATATATTTCACCGTCGCGCACGACCCGACCGAACTCAACCGGCAAGGTCCGGACGACGGTTCGCAATACCGTTCGGAAATTTACTACACGACTGCGACGCAGCGCGAAGAAGCGCTTGCCGAGATCGCGCGTCTCACGCATCAGCATAAGTTTTCCGATCCGATCGTGACTAAGGTCGAAGCGTTTCGCGGATTTTACCCGGCCGAAGACTATCACCAAAACTATGCGCTACACAACATGAACGACCCGTACATCGTCGCCAACGATCTGCCGAAGTTACAGAATCTGCACCAGCAATATCCGCAATTGGTGAAACCCGGAACGCCCTAA
- the kdpB gene encoding potassium-transporting ATPase subunit KdpB — protein sequence MLSARRLERRPKALSLLDGPILIGAVAGSFVKLDPRKQIRNPVMFVVEAAAAVTTGFFIRDVAVHASSAAFDIAIALWLWFTVLFANFAEAVAEGRGRAQADFLRKTKSETTARRLTQNGEEERVASALLRKGDRFVAETGDVIAADGEVESGAATIDESAITGESAPVIRESGGDRSAVTGGTRVLSDRVVVRVTAEPGSGFLDRMIALVEGAQRQKTPNEIALSILLAGLTIVFLIAVATLSPFAIYAGAKQSVTVLIALLVCLIPTTIGGLLSAIGIAGMDRVMQRNVLATSGRAVEAAGDVDTLLLDKTGTITLGNRQATAIIAAPGVEQKEAERVAYVTSLADETPEGRSVVALARETIGHMPQPAGTFVPFSAYTRMSGVDLQDGAQLRKGAPDSIIAWVRERGGSAPPELSQQVERIARSGGTPLLVARGAQVVGAIHLKDVLKPNIRVRFERMRAMGIRTVMITGDNPLTAAAIAREAGVDDFLAEATPETKMDLIKREQQSGRLVAMTGDGTNDAPALAQADVGVAMNSGTQAAKEAANMVDLDSDPTKLIDVVEIGKQLLMTRGALTTFSIANDVAKYFAILPAMFAAAYAPMATLNVMHLSTPQSAILSAVIFNALIIVALIPIALRGVKYEPRGADVVLLRNTLIYGVGGVIVPFVGIKVIDVLLTALHLT from the coding sequence ATGCTGTCCGCGCGCCGCTTAGAACGGCGACCCAAAGCGCTCTCGCTGCTCGACGGGCCGATACTAATCGGCGCCGTTGCCGGATCGTTCGTCAAACTCGATCCGCGCAAACAAATCCGCAATCCGGTGATGTTCGTGGTCGAAGCCGCCGCCGCCGTAACGACCGGATTCTTTATCCGCGACGTGGCGGTGCACGCGTCGAGCGCCGCTTTCGACATCGCGATCGCGCTGTGGCTATGGTTCACGGTACTCTTCGCCAACTTCGCCGAAGCCGTGGCAGAAGGCCGCGGCCGCGCGCAAGCCGACTTCCTTCGGAAAACCAAATCCGAGACGACCGCGCGCCGTCTCACCCAAAATGGAGAAGAAGAGCGCGTCGCAAGCGCCCTGCTGCGAAAAGGCGATCGATTCGTGGCCGAAACCGGCGATGTGATTGCGGCCGACGGGGAAGTCGAATCGGGCGCTGCCACGATCGATGAATCCGCCATTACGGGCGAATCTGCGCCCGTCATTCGCGAATCCGGCGGCGACCGCAGCGCCGTCACCGGTGGAACGCGCGTACTCTCCGATCGGGTCGTCGTGCGCGTCACCGCCGAGCCCGGATCCGGTTTTCTCGACCGCATGATCGCTCTGGTGGAAGGCGCGCAGCGCCAGAAAACCCCGAACGAAATTGCGCTCTCGATCTTGCTAGCCGGATTGACAATCGTATTCCTCATCGCCGTCGCCACGCTATCGCCGTTTGCGATCTACGCCGGCGCCAAGCAAAGCGTGACGGTGCTCATCGCGTTACTCGTGTGTCTGATCCCAACGACGATCGGCGGACTGCTGTCGGCCATCGGCATCGCCGGCATGGACCGCGTGATGCAACGCAACGTGCTTGCCACCAGTGGACGCGCGGTCGAAGCCGCGGGCGACGTCGATACGTTGTTGCTCGATAAAACTGGAACGATCACGCTCGGAAATCGCCAAGCCACCGCGATCATCGCCGCTCCCGGAGTCGAGCAAAAAGAAGCCGAACGCGTCGCTTACGTCACTTCGCTAGCCGACGAAACGCCCGAGGGCCGGTCGGTTGTCGCGTTGGCGCGCGAAACCATCGGCCACATGCCGCAACCCGCCGGCACATTCGTTCCGTTCAGCGCCTACACGCGCATGAGCGGCGTCGATCTCCAAGACGGTGCGCAGCTCCGCAAGGGCGCACCCGACTCGATTATCGCGTGGGTTCGCGAACGCGGCGGCAGCGCGCCGCCAGAGCTCTCCCAACAGGTCGAGCGCATCGCGCGCAGCGGCGGCACGCCGTTACTGGTCGCGCGCGGTGCGCAGGTCGTCGGAGCGATCCATCTCAAAGACGTGCTCAAACCGAACATTCGTGTGCGATTCGAACGCATGCGCGCCATGGGAATTCGTACGGTGATGATCACCGGAGATAACCCGCTCACCGCAGCCGCTATCGCCAGAGAAGCCGGCGTCGACGACTTTCTCGCCGAGGCCACGCCCGAAACCAAGATGGACCTCATCAAGCGCGAGCAACAGTCGGGACGTTTGGTCGCGATGACCGGCGACGGCACCAACGACGCACCGGCACTGGCGCAAGCCGACGTCGGCGTCGCGATGAACTCGGGCACCCAGGCCGCCAAAGAGGCTGCCAATATGGTCGATCTCGATTCGGATCCGACCAAGCTGATCGACGTCGTCGAAATCGGCAAGCAGTTGCTGATGACGCGCGGAGCGCTCACCACCTTCTCCATCGCCAATGACGTTGCCAAATACTTTGCGATTCTGCCCGCGATGTTCGCGGCCGCCTACGCGCCGATGGCGACGCTCAACGTCATGCACCTCAGCACGCCGCAAAGCGCCATCCTGTCGGCCGTGATCTTCAACGCGTTGATCATCGTCGCGCTCATTCCGATCGCGTTGCGCGGCGTCAAATACGAGCCGCGAGGCGCCGACGTCGTGCTGCTCCGCAATACGCTGATCTACGGCGTCGGCGGCGTGATCGTACCGTTCGTCGGGATCAAAGTCATCGACGTCCTTCTCACCGCGTTACATCTGACATAA
- a CDS encoding GNAT family protein yields MTSTQLDCGDSIVLRAPLLSDAAAIATHANDRNVWINLRDAMPHPYSFDDAQHWLGSMREQDRVSMFAIDREGEAIGAISLVLGTDIERRSAELGYWVGSAFWGRGIATAAVRRICDYAFTDLALLRVFATPMTGNARSKRVLEKARFTLEGIMRSCYVKDDTIVDAALYARIAPSQRAL; encoded by the coding sequence ATGACGAGCACGCAACTGGATTGCGGCGACTCGATCGTTCTGCGGGCGCCGCTGCTTTCCGACGCCGCCGCGATTGCGACGCACGCGAACGACCGCAACGTTTGGATCAATCTACGCGACGCCATGCCGCATCCGTATTCGTTCGACGACGCGCAGCACTGGCTGGGGTCGATGCGCGAGCAGGATCGGGTATCGATGTTTGCGATCGATCGCGAGGGCGAAGCGATCGGCGCGATTAGTTTGGTGTTGGGCACCGATATCGAGCGCCGTTCGGCGGAACTTGGCTACTGGGTCGGCTCGGCATTTTGGGGGCGAGGAATCGCGACCGCCGCGGTACGGCGCATCTGCGACTACGCCTTTACCGACTTAGCCCTGCTACGCGTTTTCGCGACACCGATGACCGGTAATGCCCGGTCGAAACGCGTGCTTGAGAAAGCGCGTTTTACGTTAGAAGGAATCATGCGAAGCTGTTATGTGAAGGATGACACGATCGTGGACGCCGCATTATACGCTCGCATCGCGCCATCGCAAAGGGCCTTATGA
- the kdpA gene encoding potassium-transporting ATPase subunit KdpA: protein MTAIGWIQALLLFAAVLALTKPTGLYLVAVYEGRKTWLTPIMQPIERAIYKITGVREDQEMSWIVYALALLAFSLIGVAYLYVLLQTQKWLPFNPQHFDNMAPDLAWNTAISFTTNTNWQFYSGESTMSYLSQMAGLAWHNFVSAAAGLAIAVAVVRGITRTTIKTLGNFWVDLTRSLLYVLLPASIVIGLALVWTGVPQNFNAYHDVKTATGQTQTLTGGPMASQEVIKELGTNGGGFVNANSAAPNENPNGISNFIEMLLILVLGAALTYMYGKMARDTRQGWAIFTAMALLFFAGFAITYWAEAAGNPIVHHMGVAGANMEGKECRFGAASSALFATVTTDTSCGAVNSMHDSFEPLGGLMPLVNMQLGEIVFGGVGSGLYGMLVFVVLTVFIAGLMVGRTPEFLGKKIERREIQFAVLAILVTPALCLIPTALAAITPVGTATLSNSGPHGFSEILYAFTSTNANNGSAFAGLGANLFYNIATGINMLFGRFAVAIPTLALAGALAGKQAVPQSKGTFRSSSPVFVVLLIGVIVIVGALTFLPADALGPIVEHLYLNEGKTF from the coding sequence ATGACTGCCATAGGATGGATCCAAGCGCTGCTGCTCTTCGCGGCAGTGCTTGCGCTGACGAAACCGACCGGACTGTACTTAGTCGCAGTCTACGAAGGCCGCAAGACCTGGCTCACGCCAATAATGCAACCAATAGAGCGCGCGATTTACAAAATAACGGGCGTGCGCGAAGACCAAGAGATGTCGTGGATCGTCTACGCGCTCGCGTTGCTGGCGTTTTCACTCATCGGCGTTGCCTATCTTTACGTTCTGCTACAAACGCAAAAATGGCTGCCCTTTAACCCGCAGCACTTCGATAACATGGCACCCGACCTCGCGTGGAACACCGCCATCAGCTTCACCACCAATACCAATTGGCAGTTCTACTCCGGCGAGAGCACCATGAGCTATCTCTCGCAGATGGCCGGCCTGGCGTGGCACAACTTCGTCTCTGCTGCCGCCGGCCTCGCGATCGCCGTCGCCGTCGTTCGCGGCATAACCAGAACCACCATCAAAACGCTCGGTAATTTCTGGGTCGATCTCACCCGCTCGCTGCTGTACGTTCTGCTGCCGGCCTCGATCGTAATCGGCCTCGCGCTGGTGTGGACTGGCGTCCCGCAAAACTTCAACGCATATCACGACGTAAAAACCGCAACCGGCCAAACCCAAACGCTAACCGGCGGCCCAATGGCTAGCCAGGAAGTCATCAAAGAGCTCGGCACCAACGGCGGCGGGTTCGTCAACGCCAACTCGGCGGCGCCCAATGAAAACCCGAACGGCATTTCCAACTTCATCGAAATGCTGCTGATCCTGGTTCTCGGCGCCGCACTCACGTACATGTACGGAAAAATGGCGCGCGACACTCGCCAAGGCTGGGCGATTTTTACGGCGATGGCGCTACTGTTTTTCGCCGGCTTTGCCATCACGTATTGGGCCGAAGCGGCCGGCAACCCCATCGTCCATCACATGGGCGTCGCCGGCGCAAACATGGAGGGCAAGGAATGCCGCTTCGGCGCCGCATCGTCCGCATTATTCGCGACCGTCACTACCGATACGTCGTGCGGCGCGGTGAACTCTATGCACGATTCGTTCGAACCGCTCGGCGGTCTGATGCCGCTGGTCAATATGCAGCTGGGCGAGATCGTTTTCGGGGGCGTCGGCAGCGGCTTATACGGCATGCTCGTCTTCGTCGTGTTGACCGTCTTTATCGCAGGCCTGATGGTCGGCAGAACGCCCGAGTTCCTCGGTAAGAAGATCGAACGTCGCGAAATCCAGTTCGCGGTGCTGGCAATTCTCGTCACGCCTGCGTTGTGCCTCATCCCTACGGCGCTCGCCGCGATAACGCCCGTGGGAACCGCGACGCTGAGCAATAGCGGCCCGCACGGCTTCTCCGAAATACTCTACGCCTTCACGTCGACCAACGCCAATAATGGGTCGGCGTTTGCCGGCCTCGGCGCCAACTTGTTCTACAACATCGCGACCGGGATCAACATGTTGTTCGGACGCTTCGCCGTCGCGATTCCAACGCTGGCGCTGGCCGGCGCGCTCGCCGGAAAACAAGCGGTACCGCAAAGCAAAGGTACGTTCCGCAGTAGCTCGCCGGTGTTTGTCGTGCTACTGATCGGCGTGATCGTCATCGTCGGCGCCCTCACGTTCTTACCGGCCGACGCGCTCGGTCCGATCGTCGAGCACCTCTACCTCAACGAAGGAAAGACGTTCTAA
- a CDS encoding tryptophan-rich sensory protein, producing MISRAVFAPAAGNRDGRLTDVGYTAVMSNERKYGFLPLVAGALAANYAAQLLGPMDKARAEYAKSTRPPFAPPPWAFGVAWPINNVLTLWGNWRVLNAPPSDDRTAYLRLQAAMWILFTTHGLVRFRLRSPVLGALNTFAYTAFAAASAFRAARIDRRLLASYSTLIPWLLVASALSAYQLGDPDAVFKRSTDR from the coding sequence ATGATTTCACGAGCGGTGTTCGCGCCGGCGGCCGGAAACCGGGATGGCAGGCTAACGGATGTCGGGTATACAGCGGTAATGAGTAACGAACGCAAATACGGTTTTCTTCCACTCGTCGCTGGAGCACTCGCGGCCAATTACGCGGCACAGTTGCTCGGCCCGATGGACAAGGCGAGGGCCGAATACGCCAAGAGCACGCGGCCGCCGTTCGCGCCGCCACCGTGGGCGTTTGGCGTGGCATGGCCGATCAACAACGTCCTCACCCTGTGGGGCAACTGGCGCGTTCTGAACGCGCCACCGTCGGACGATCGCACTGCCTATCTACGGCTGCAGGCCGCGATGTGGATTCTGTTCACGACCCACGGGCTGGTCCGCTTTCGTTTGCGCAGTCCGGTCCTCGGCGCGCTCAACACCTTTGCGTACACGGCCTTTGCCGCCGCTTCGGCGTTCCGGGCCGCACGAATCGACCGCCGGCTTTTGGCGTCGTACTCGACGCTCATCCCATGGCTGCTGGTGGCGTCGGCCCTCTCGGCTTACCAACTGGGTGATCCAGATGCCGTTTTCAAGCGTTCTACGGATAGATGA
- the kdpF gene encoding K(+)-transporting ATPase subunit F: MHADDTIGLALAVLGLAYLIFAMLRPERF, encoded by the coding sequence GTGCACGCTGACGACACGATCGGACTGGCGCTGGCCGTACTCGGCCTGGCCTACCTCATCTTCGCAATGCTGCGACCGGAACGGTTCTAA
- a CDS encoding DUF1648 domain-containing protein, which translates to MVNIAMALCAAAIAGTIAYTALRYRELPDRVPLHFGIAGWADGYGPRATIWLLVVVQLFIMLVYRSVSQTAGPRLLYADLLTIVLLGWIQMQIIAVAIAGTKRIPPARLYTAVALFFAGVLLSIFVVR; encoded by the coding sequence GTGGTCAACATAGCGATGGCTCTCTGTGCTGCCGCGATTGCCGGAACGATCGCCTATACGGCGCTCCGGTATCGCGAATTACCGGATCGCGTGCCGCTGCATTTTGGAATCGCAGGATGGGCCGATGGGTACGGTCCGCGCGCCACGATATGGTTACTCGTCGTCGTTCAACTGTTTATTATGCTTGTGTACCGCAGTGTCTCGCAGACCGCCGGACCGCGATTGTTGTACGCCGACCTGCTGACAATCGTGCTGCTAGGGTGGATACAGATGCAGATTATCGCCGTGGCGATCGCCGGAACCAAACGCATACCGCCCGCGCGCCTTTACACGGCCGTCGCGCTGTTCTTTGCGGGTGTCCTGCTCTCGATCTTCGTCGTGCGATAA
- a CDS encoding S41 family peptidase has protein sequence MSLLGATPLPINAQSASPESALLSAIKLWGDIRYLDPQTPSSQQRLDMTFMSAEPKIRVATDRASYLAAIEGWLSVVNDPAIHLDRASQFRLKVTVSPSGPLSVVTISNALEADRGKDIDSSADSGTSTRPFALVAKSDAILFDLRGIEYTNASAMSSLDEMFSPDSQLSLLVRGDVELPRTRTHSYIGYPPHSSSFDGYTSRFDIADPQILHGTSSSDRRIGFLVGPTTMISPTILGLAMSGKASIYSIGGQPVFEPTRTASIALEYGLTATYRLGDIDGIDRGDTVATPVQSVADAIGRMGQPATRLQIDRKDLPIEKKDDSYGSGMSFPDEGLRILAVARIYNVIRYFSPYTSLSHDDWDKAAERAISDEIVARNPHDYLIGLMRFYAHLHDSHGAFMGDLVSQYYGAGVPITVRYLRHQAVITAIARSGRLPASMRVGDVIDAIDGVPTHMAMLRAEELINASTPQSADLDALRNYGAGSLIAGPVGSTVTLRYHAPGSKRSVSATVKRSAGGSIEKSAEPIYAILPGNVGYVDLDRLLPSQVGSMFIALWNTKAIVFDNRGYPRLAEWPVAARLTSRSNVPFALFSTPVVSNPIDSAEDDIAWLPAYRQFMQRLTASDAAKYRKPTVMLIDARAISQSEHSALLFRAAAGTRFVGTPTAGADGDVTSMVVPGNITLYFSGEGVRWPNGTQLQRVGIQPDRWVEPSAFDVAKYSDVVLQAGLDEALLLSGSPAATRRAAAVAERTRELVLTRYGSATTASSVRGTDDRPLQFTWTLRGDTFAAEPTDAGGYSGGPTHSMHSVDGVDPQTKPFGSYGGHFDVTPYLGKTIRVRGYLSTDNVVGGAGFWLRIDGPSMQLDNMQDRWLHGTTNWTPFTIVLHVPPDATQAVGGILMVGTGKIRASDIHVDIVPDSTPTTEI, from the coding sequence TTGAGTTTGCTGGGCGCCACGCCGTTGCCGATAAACGCGCAATCAGCTAGCCCCGAATCGGCGCTGCTATCGGCGATAAAACTGTGGGGAGATATACGTTATCTCGACCCGCAGACGCCAAGTTCGCAACAGAGATTGGACATGACGTTCATGTCGGCCGAGCCGAAGATTCGGGTAGCGACGGATCGTGCGAGCTACTTGGCAGCGATAGAAGGTTGGTTGTCCGTAGTAAACGATCCGGCGATACACCTCGATCGCGCGAGTCAGTTTCGGCTCAAGGTTACGGTTTCACCGAGCGGCCCTCTCTCGGTCGTTACGATTTCGAATGCTCTAGAGGCGGATCGCGGCAAGGACATCGACTCTTCTGCGGACTCCGGAACGTCCACCCGGCCGTTCGCGCTCGTAGCGAAAAGCGACGCCATCCTGTTCGACCTTCGCGGTATCGAGTATACAAATGCGTCGGCGATGTCGTCGCTCGACGAAATGTTTTCGCCCGACTCGCAACTATCGTTGCTCGTACGTGGCGACGTAGAACTCCCGCGAACGCGCACGCACTCGTATATCGGGTATCCGCCACACAGTTCTAGCTTTGACGGTTATACTTCGCGGTTCGACATTGCCGATCCACAAATACTCCACGGCACTTCGTCGAGCGACCGCAGAATCGGATTTCTGGTCGGCCCTACCACGATGATCTCACCGACGATCCTCGGCCTCGCGATGTCAGGAAAAGCTTCGATCTACAGTATCGGCGGCCAACCGGTGTTCGAGCCAACGAGGACTGCGTCGATTGCCCTAGAGTATGGCCTCACGGCAACCTACCGGCTCGGTGATATCGACGGCATCGATCGCGGCGATACGGTTGCGACGCCGGTGCAGAGCGTGGCCGACGCCATCGGCCGGATGGGCCAACCCGCGACGCGGCTGCAGATCGACCGCAAAGATCTTCCTATCGAGAAGAAAGACGATTCGTACGGCAGCGGGATGTCGTTCCCGGATGAGGGGCTGCGCATCCTGGCGGTTGCGCGTATCTATAACGTCATCCGATACTTTTCACCCTATACATCGCTCTCGCACGACGATTGGGATAAGGCGGCCGAACGCGCAATTTCCGACGAGATCGTGGCCCGCAACCCGCACGACTACCTGATCGGGCTCATGCGCTTCTACGCGCACCTGCACGATTCGCACGGCGCCTTCATGGGCGACCTAGTTTCACAATACTATGGTGCCGGCGTACCGATAACGGTCCGATACCTGCGGCATCAAGCGGTCATCACGGCAATCGCTCGTTCGGGAAGGCTACCTGCCAGTATGCGCGTGGGCGACGTCATCGATGCGATCGACGGTGTTCCAACCCATATGGCGATGCTACGAGCAGAAGAGCTGATAAACGCCTCGACGCCGCAGTCGGCCGATCTCGATGCGCTTCGGAATTACGGCGCCGGCTCGTTGATCGCCGGTCCGGTCGGTTCGACCGTTACGCTTCGCTATCACGCTCCGGGCAGCAAACGCAGCGTGTCCGCGACCGTGAAGCGTTCCGCCGGCGGCTCGATCGAAAAGAGCGCGGAACCGATCTACGCGATTTTGCCCGGCAATGTGGGCTATGTCGATTTGGATCGTTTATTGCCCTCGCAAGTCGGCAGTATGTTTATCGCGCTTTGGAATACGAAAGCGATCGTCTTCGACAATCGCGGATACCCCCGATTGGCAGAGTGGCCGGTCGCCGCGCGCTTGACATCGCGGTCGAATGTTCCGTTTGCATTATTTTCAACACCCGTCGTGAGCAACCCGATCGACAGCGCGGAAGACGATATTGCTTGGTTGCCGGCTTATCGGCAGTTTATGCAGCGTCTCACCGCATCCGACGCGGCAAAATATCGCAAGCCGACCGTCATGCTGATCGACGCGCGAGCGATCAGTCAATCCGAGCACAGTGCGCTGCTCTTTCGCGCGGCGGCGGGAACGCGCTTCGTGGGAACGCCAACTGCCGGCGCCGACGGCGACGTCACCAGCATGGTCGTACCCGGTAATATAACGCTATATTTCAGCGGCGAAGGCGTACGCTGGCCCAACGGCACGCAGCTTCAGCGCGTCGGCATCCAGCCGGACCGTTGGGTCGAACCGTCGGCCTTCGATGTCGCCAAGTACAGCGACGTCGTGTTGCAAGCGGGTCTCGACGAAGCGTTATTGCTGAGCGGATCGCCGGCGGCGACCCGACGAGCGGCCGCCGTGGCCGAACGGACCAGAGAACTCGTCCTCACGCGCTACGGCAGCGCAACAACGGCGTCGAGCGTTCGCGGAACGGACGACCGTCCGTTACAGTTTACGTGGACACTTCGTGGTGATACGTTTGCGGCGGAGCCGACCGACGCCGGTGGGTATTCGGGTGGCCCGACCCATTCGATGCACAGCGTGGACGGCGTCGATCCGCAGACCAAGCCGTTCGGTTCGTACGGTGGCCATTTCGATGTTACGCCGTATCTCGGGAAGACGATTCGCGTGCGCGGATATCTTTCGACCGACAACGTTGTCGGCGGCGCTGGTTTCTGGCTGCGGATCGACGGCCCGTCGATGCAGCTCGACAACATGCAAGACCGATGGCTGCACGGGACGACAAACTGGACTCCCTTCACGATCGTTCTCCACGTGCCGCCCGACGCAACCCAAGCAGTGGGCGGCATCTTAATGGTCGGCACCGGCAAAATCCGAGCGTCGGATATCCACGTCGATATCGTTCCCGACTCGACGCCGACCACCGAAATATAG
- a CDS encoding divergent polysaccharide deacetylase family protein — translation MAKKRRARGRASAPVALIVIGLIAAAAAWWTLAPHHHHSQRDGTVAVVTSTPTETEAPDESATDTPEPVATATDRSEPSAEPSAGESSEPSAAPSATPAENVTAPPAAPVPRMHGSGAKLALIVDDCGQWIDTERGFVALGVPLTVSVLPDVPYTSTIAKEAAAAGKGVMLHLPMETVSGLNPGPGKVTTEMSDAQIAAQVESDLAQVPLASGVNNHEGSKGSADPRVMRDVIEVLAKHGDLFFIDSKTSATSVGEQTAQAHDVPTAARDVFLDNQESVAYSEAQLREAAAIALKTGSAIAIGHPRPTTLEAVRLLIPQLQAEGVQFVLARQLVVPQT, via the coding sequence GTGGCAAAGAAACGTCGCGCGCGCGGCCGTGCTTCGGCACCGGTCGCACTGATCGTCATCGGTTTGATCGCGGCAGCCGCCGCGTGGTGGACGCTCGCGCCGCACCATCATCATTCACAAAGAGACGGAACCGTCGCCGTCGTGACGTCGACACCGACCGAAACCGAAGCGCCGGACGAATCGGCGACCGATACGCCGGAACCGGTTGCGACGGCCACCGACCGAAGCGAGCCGAGTGCCGAACCGAGCGCCGGCGAGTCCAGCGAACCGAGCGCGGCCCCTTCTGCTACGCCGGCCGAAAACGTTACAGCACCGCCCGCAGCCCCGGTTCCGCGCATGCACGGGTCGGGCGCGAAACTGGCGTTGATCGTCGACGATTGCGGACAATGGATCGACACCGAGCGCGGCTTCGTCGCGCTGGGCGTACCGCTCACCGTCTCCGTCTTGCCCGACGTTCCGTACACGAGCACGATTGCCAAAGAAGCCGCTGCCGCCGGTAAAGGCGTGATGCTGCATCTTCCGATGGAGACGGTTTCGGGGCTCAATCCCGGACCCGGAAAAGTGACGACCGAAATGTCGGACGCGCAGATCGCAGCGCAAGTCGAAAGCGATCTAGCACAAGTGCCGTTGGCCTCCGGCGTGAACAATCACGAAGGCAGCAAAGGTTCGGCCGATCCGCGCGTGATGCGCGACGTGATCGAAGTCCTGGCCAAACACGGCGACCTGTTCTTCATCGATTCGAAAACCAGCGCGACGTCGGTCGGCGAACAAACCGCGCAGGCGCACGACGTTCCGACCGCAGCCCGCGACGTATTTCTCGACAATCAAGAATCGGTCGCGTATTCAGAGGCGCAGCTGCGCGAAGCTGCCGCGATCGCGTTGAAAACCGGCAGCGCCATCGCGATCGGGCATCCGCGCCCGACCACACTGGAAGCCGTGCGTTTACTGATTCCGCAACTGCAGGCCGAAGGGGTGCAGTTCGTGCTCGCGCGGCAACTGGTCGTCCCGCAAACGTAA